The segment gcgtgggagaaaaggaaacggggcgaggaagaaaaaaaagagagagtttccggtggagaatagtggaggccgcacgtgccctaaaagaaaaaaaggaaacaaaattggtgatcgtggagacgacgatcccaccaagacatcagcggcaggcatcaacatcagcagaagcggcggacatcggcagcagcatcccggtactggccaggccgggaATCTGatgcgagaaccgtcagcggagcaccggcaccaagggaccgtcagcggagcaccgactggagacacgtttctgtccccacacaccagccccccggggaaagaatccggacttcaaagcagcaatacacacacacgattcacacacacccaccttcatccacccacatcacacacaacccacgcatgtataccctcattcataacacatcacataacatcACCACATTTCGCACATCTACACCCGTCCGACCCACAATTAAACAATATATCACGATCATATAAAAAAACACCACGATCAAACGTAAACATCAGCAAGCATCAGGAAGCAACAACTTTTATCAAAGGGGGTTGCCAATTCGGCCGAAATAGGGTTTAttttgttagtatttttgtgttagtatttgtttcctttatataaactTAGATTAgtaattaataatgttcaagttaaatatgaaaatataatagatataaaaatgaaaatttgaaaagagtcatgagtgaatagaaaacggtagttgggtgggacgagagcgagaagaagagcgggaccctgaatatgaaaagggagcgaattcaaaaggtggcgctcatggaagggtgggaccctgctagggataacgaaaccaactatccccgctgacgaaagtgccaacgaggacaagtctgtcctataaattagatttgttttttttgtatgtttttttgttttgttcaatccgtcccctggcttatcgggtcggaaacacccctgacttccccgtgtgctagctgggaacgataggccagggtggcaaagaggcggatcataacaaacttttaatagcacggttttattatatgttcttctttcttgatcgtcgtattcgaatgaatgtgtgttcgcatatcgatacttgtcgaggacaagtagcGATaaatcgagtacattggtatttcttataatattatcgatagtattataagaaataccaatgtactcgatatatcgatacttgtcctcgacaagtatcgatatgccaacacacattcattcgaatacgccgatcaagaaagaagaacatataataaagccgtgctattaaaagtttacatatcaggtgtggggtttgcccaaaaaaaaaaaaactgcgaTGAACAATGCCGACATAAGagcgaaaaccaaaagtgAACTTAGCGACATATTGCGTAGCGACATAACGTATATTTTGATCAAGATGCCAACATACACCAATTACGTACAGCAGTGAAAAAAATCATGGAAGACACGCATGAGCTAGGAAATACGGCGCCAAGCGCAGACGAGACTATGCAggcagacatttttgcagtcccggttgagcgcgagatagatagagacaacCGTAGTGCACAACACGCAGTAAAAGCGGCGCGAGAAGAATATGGTGAAAATGTGCAGAAGGCTCGAGAAGCATTCATGCCGCGACAAGACAGCGCTTGTTCGAAATTGACCCTGCGATCAGATGAACACGAAGAAGAATCGCGCCGTttgcagcagttggaacaattgtacgtttctcgcaagcgcttagctgatctcaaattaagcatattgaaaacggagaaagaggctatggagttggaaacgccgagagattgcatcgacttgacacacattgaggcgttgatgcgtccattttctggagatgacgaccaggctgtaaccagttggataagtaactttgaggacattatgaatttccatggtgtATCCGAGTCCAAATGCTGGATATTAGCGAAGCGGCTGCTATGCGGATCGGCGAAGGCGTACATTGACCATGTGgcgcctttgacttggcaattgatgcgagcagaattgctcaacgtctttgagcagaaagtgacagcgtgggacattggaaagcgactggaggcacggaaaattgcaaataatgaaagcgcattgcaatatttcgtcgcaatgtgcagcatagcgtcgcaagcagacatggccacgagcgatgtggtcaaattcatcgtagagggactgcaggacaagacgggcatggcagcatccatgctatattgcagcacactcaacgagttgcgtgacaagatggtcacctatgataaggtcagaagagctcctggcgtcgtagcaattcgtagcgaaggtatgacaaagggaaaactaaatgtgagtatggcagttgggcagcagcaaggtggtggcgcaatgcgttgctacaactgtcggcaatttgggcacgttatgaaggaatgcagtcagccaaagagaccggatggggcatgttttaactgttggagtaccagccacctatattcgcagtgcccgaaacgaaagatggccactagggtagctgcagttcaagatgaggagcgaccaggagaaaaaaacaacgacgatttagcggctgtccagttaatcactttatgacttccgtttggtgaacaaagaggcgtcagtatttttagtctatttgatacaggaagccctgtaagttttattcataagtctttgataccgaagtcggctatagttgaagcctataatgaagttaggaaatactatggactaggaggacaaccaattcccatatgggaaaaatttaagtgccatattgaatttagcacaaagaaatatatcgttttaTTAAACATCGTAGATGATAACATGCTGCCTTTGCCGGTATTGTTGGGACGCGATTCCCTTAAAGTTATTAAAGTAAAATTAgttcataagaaaaatatcaatgcgaagcaacacacatcattaagttcgttaaagcaaaaagctattagtttaacctgcgcgtctttattcaccgaacgtaaaaataatattaacctaagactatatgataagttagatggtaatcaatcagaaagaagcgagctaatcaaacgttctaatccatttaaaaatcagacacaagaaaactcaaggaatgacaaAATGGCCATCGAGAATATGAATCAAGGCGACGAATTCAGTAACTTTTGTGCGTCGGTAGAGATTGATGAAGAGGAACATATTAACGTAGGTTTCGAATTTGGCCTCACTCTTGCAGAAAATTGTAGGGAAGTTATTAAGACATACTATTTACACaaagaatttgactttaaagcaccaccaaagtatcagatgcagattcgtgtaacagaaacaacaccatttcattgtactccgcgtcgtttatcctaccatgagagagagaaagtagctgaaatagtagatgatctgttagaaaagaaagtaatccgtcatagtgagtctccttatgcttccccgttggtcctagaaaaaaaaaaatcaggagaacttcgaatgtgtgtcgattaccgtggtctgaacaaacgaattgttaaagataatttcccattgccccttattgaggactgtcttgagtttttagaaaacaagtgctgtttttccattatagatttgaaaagtgggtatcatcaaataggcgtagaagaaaaatcagttccgtatacatcgtttgtgacaccgcaaggacagtatgagtacttgagaatgccctttgggttaaaaaatggatccgctatttttcagagatttatttcggagctcttgagagactttattaggaacaaaagcattgtagtgtacatggatgatatattagtagcgactaaaacagttgaagaacacatggatatattaaaaagactatgcattcggcttagcgagcaaaatttagagataaatctaaaaaagtgtaggtttgtcaatcgaaacatcgatttcctggggtataaagttaatcaaaacggaatagttcctagtgattcccatattgaggccttgaaaaaatacccagtccctcaaaatgtaaaagcactgcactcatgcttgggattcttttcgtattttcgacgtttcatgttgtcatttgcgacgacagctaagcccttggtgcagttgttaaaagaaggtggtccgtttcccatgaatagagaacaggtgaagacgtttgaaactcttaagaatgcgttggcaaatcctccggtattagccatttttagcccaaatagagaaacggaattacatacagacgcaagttcatacggttatggcgcaatactgatgcaaagacaagatgatgggaagatgcaccctgtgtcctattattccggcaaaacaacagaaagagaatcacgttatcatagtttcgaactagagacattggctataatttatgcattgaggcgttttagagcatatttggagcataggtccttcaaaataatcacggattgtaattcgttagtacagacgttaaccagaaagtcaattagtcctaagatagcacggtggtccctagagttagagaactatgattattccattatgcacagacctggggccagtatggcgcacgttgatgcgctgagcagacaagatcaagtgacgaatatgttagaggatggttatagagtcaaatacggtttagaaaagtataatttagaaaaagatgggagtagaaagcaatatacaaggaatagtgtaagtagagacaacactggtagtgagcatagaggtaccgtagagaaccctgtgattaagtgtagagaattaaatatcaatagagagcgtagtagtaccgtacagaaccctgcgattgagtgtggagaatcaagtgcagtaggaagtagattgggaaataggtggaagtctgatgatagagagaaccttggtggtgattgtagagataacatagagaatagtgaatatagggaaaaggatggatggaagattgaaattagagatttgagccaatgtagaggaagcgttaacgatgtggaggggggagtaaagtacattagtagtaggaattcagataaagagaaaaaatgtgttgaggatacagtagagagggacaagttagagtttcaggaggaaagattactaaaatcattgatagttggggtagtaggtgcaacgccagaagatgttgatttgatattgcaaacagaacagatgcgagacaaggaagtagttaggattcgaaaaatgctagaggatggaattgaagtagattttgaaatgatagatggtattgtttacaagaggagttgtgaaaacaaactatgtttctatgtaccaatgtgtatggaagagcagttgataaggcggtcacacgaaaaactaggacatctggccgcagagaagtgcgtgagtgaccttttgaggacctactggtttccgttaatgagaagtaaagtggcaagtttcatcagaaactgtctaccgtgtatactacactcgatgcctaaaacaatccataacagaacgctccatagtatcccaaagtcgtgtgttccttttcataccctacatgttgatcatttgggtccgttgccgagtattagatctaagcgaaaacacctccttgtggtaatagatgcattcactaagtttgtcaaattgttcccggttaatagtaccagcacgcgggaagcgaaggatgccttaagtaaatattttgatttctatagtcgccctactaggataatatcagatcgtgggacctgtttcacctcgttagagttctctagttttctgcaggagagagggatagagcacattaaggtagctacaggtgcaccgcaggcgaatggccaagtggagcgggtgaatcgtgttcttactcctatgttaggaaaactgtcagagccccttgagcaagccgattggtataggttgatgagcaaggtagagcacgccattaataactccgttaacagcagtacgaaaaagacacctagcacattgttatttggaataccccagaaaggacccgttgtagatgaattaaccgaatacctagaggagaagttagcgtcagaacttagagagttggaaactataagagaaatagcaagtgagaacatacggttgtcgcagaaaagaaatgagaagatgtatgcccataaacatagagccccattaaagtatgaacctggtgactatgtagcagtccggcatgtggacacaacaccggggatcaataagaagttcgcaccaaagtatcgaggaccgtacaggatcaatagagtattggataatgatcgttatgaggttgtcgacattgaggactgtcagttgacgcaaatgccattccgaagtatactagaaccagcaaggcttaaaccctgggtagagtgtaaggataaaaccatggtctcatgttgttaatcgatgaaatagtatgttaagtaagacaataccgaataagaaatgtttaaccaactgtatgccttagtgtgtagatcgtgggcgatctgtagtcaggttgcccgaatgtaagatatgaatattagtttataagatttgaatattagttaaagatttactcatcgatagtattataagaaataccaatgtactcgatatatcgatacttgtcctcgacaagtatcgatatgccaacacacattcattcgaatacgccgatcaagaaagaagaacatataataaaaccgtgctattaaaagtttacaatATCTTACattttattaaataaataaataatatataaagatttataattataatataatatactCTTAATTATTAATAATGTTAATGTTAAATTTCTAGAACAGTCGATTGTGTCGGGTCGTGTCGATATCCACCTTGACTAGGGCTGCAAAATTTCAAACATGCCGCACAGCACCGTGGAGTTGTTTTTAAGCAAAGATCAAGGGAAAAGTGTACCTGCAAgtgtaattattattatttgtattgtttTCGGCGGCTTAACTCAATTTAATATGCAGTTTAAATAAAGGGGctttaagtgggctaagtttgTGCTTccatcggtatatttacggtatattttggtatatttctgagggccCTTAAGAATTATTTATACGTAAAATAAATCATGCGCAGAAGTAATATTTTTATCAGTATAAGTATATGTTGTTTCAAAGCCACAAAGAGATTTACATTAAGAAAATGTAATAGTTTGAGCGTCGTATAGACTACAAAGTATTATATTGCGGGCTTCAATTGGATATACGCTTATATTTGGTGCCACACAATGGACGACCATCGGATTGAAGTTCCTTTGCGATCTGGAGGtggaaagaaaatgaaaaaacGAAGGGAGCTCGATGCCCTTATAGCACAGTCATCTTCGTCCAAAAGAAACACCCGTAGAACTGGAGGAGCGACGCACTCCCAGGACAAGTTACTCTCAGTTTCAACGGATGACCCAGAGGATTATGCATGGGTAAGAAGGGACCAAAAAATGATGAAACGAGACGTCAAGTACAAGGTTATTCTAATTGGTGAATTCATATGTATCCATGTAAATATGTACGTGTAAATCGAGGAGGAGTTTTCCTCCCCTCGTTAACAacctatatatgtatatatctacGATGTAATATGAAATTAGTTGTAACCTTGATCGATGTCATGGCCGAGTGGATAAAGCAAGTACATACCTACGTGATTCATTTTGAACGCAGGTAATAAATACCAGGAATTTACACTTACCTTTGGTTTCTTTCCAGACAAATGTTGCTGGCGCTACCCGTCGTAGCCATCGCAAAATGGCATACTTTTGCATGTGTGGGCCCCTACTCTTAGGGATCATTGGCATTTTAGTTGTTTCTACATTGTACTGGCTCTATTtcgatcttcgccaacaaatgTCTGATTACCGTCAGAAAATCGAAGAAGGTAAGGTCACAATTATCAATAAACCACCATGCATATGGGACATGTGTAGTAATTATGTAACTCTTATACGTGTGTTGTAGTATCTGCCATGAGCAAAAACTTCCCGGATACTCTGCAAAGGTGGCACGCGACATCGTCCTATCTGATGAAGAATCAAACGGCAGTTATTTACGAAATAAATGAATTGCAAAAAGCTGTAGAGGGCTTGCGCATGAACTTTAGCAGTCTGGAGGCAGCAGTGGCTGTTCAAAGGAATCACGGAAAGGATGAGAAGATGGTGGCTGACTTTGGAGCCAAGATAGAAGCAGTCGCTACAGACATTGAAGGTATAAAGGAGCATTACAACAAGTATATCGAGGTTCAGAAAAGTATTCAAGCGGAAACGGAAGCTTTGAAGGTATTTGTTCTGCAATCATTAATAATACCGAAATTTAATGAGTGTCAAAACTTTTTCAGGCTAATTTGTCACAGTTGACCATGCTGCATGCCGACGAGTTGCCCACAAATTTATCGGATGATATTGCAGATCTTAATCGAACCACACTTAACTCCTTGAAGATGCTGTCAAACGACTTGAAAGTCGTGAATAACACATTAAGCCAAACAATGAATATGCTGGGAGAGGAAATATCACTGCACAAAGTAACTAATTCGGCCCTCAATATTTGCTTTACTTTACCTTTGACCACTTGCAGACCAAAATAGATGATTTGATGGATCGTTCGGAAAATGTAACATCGCATGTGGCCACCATAAGCAATAGCTGGCCGGAATACAAGCA is part of the Drosophila miranda strain MSH22 chromosome Y unlocalized genomic scaffold, D.miranda_PacBio2.1 Contig_Y1_pilon, whole genome shotgun sequence genome and harbors:
- the LOC117190836 gene encoding uncharacterized protein LOC117190836 isoform X2, producing the protein MDDHRIEVPLRSGGGKKMKKRRELDALIAQSSSSKRNTRRTGGATHSQDKLLSVSTDDPEDYAWTNVAGATRRSHRKMAYFCMCGPLLLGIIGILVVSTLYWLYFDLRQQMSDYRQKIEEVSAMSKNFPDTLQRWHATSSYLMKNQTAVIYEINELQKAVEGLRMNFSSLEAAVAVQRNHGKDEKMVADFGAKIEAVATDIEGIKEHYNKYIEVQKSIQAETEALKANLSQLTMLHADELPTNLSDDIADLNRTTLNSLKMLSNDLKVVNNTLSQTMNMLGEEISLHKTKIDDLMDRSENVTSHVATISNSWPEYKQKVTNFDQALDKTEKEISLLTNKNTMLSAAVEQLKNFCIQRMDTNGEDASIIPKPDVKASGQEFINPSGNATVKLQESPTL
- the LOC117190836 gene encoding uncharacterized protein LOC117190836 isoform X1, with product MDDHRIEVPLRSGGGKKMKKRRELDALIAQSSSSKRNTRRTGGATHSQDKLLSVSTDDPEDYAWTNVAGATRRSHRKMAYFCMCGPLLLGIIGILVVSTLYWLYFDLRQQMSDYRQKIEEVSAMSKNFPDTLQRWHATSSYLMKNQTAVIYEINELQKAVEGLRMNFSSLEAAVAVQRNHGKDEKMVADFGAKIEAVATDIEGIKEHYNKYIEVQKSIQAETEALKANLSQLTMLHADELPTNLSDDIADLNRTTLNSLKMLSNDLKVVNNTLSQTMNMLGEEISLHKTKIDDLMDRSENVTSHVATISNSWPEYKQKVTNFDQALDKTEKEISLLTNKNTMLSAAVEQLKNFCIQRMDTNGEDASIIPKPDVKASGQEFINPSGNATVKLQESPTLP